A genomic region of Magnolia sinica isolate HGM2019 chromosome 6, MsV1, whole genome shotgun sequence contains the following coding sequences:
- the LOC131248988 gene encoding uncharacterized protein At2g34160-like encodes MEMEVAVADATNNLVIGSEKKNRIQVSNTKKPLFFYVNLAKRYMQQHDEVELSAMGMAITTAVTIAEILKKKGLAIEKRILMSTVDMKDESKGRLIPKAKIEVLLGKTEKFDDLMAAGATKGRQLETTKHDGKP; translated from the exons ATGGAGATGGAGGTTGCAGTTGCAGATGCCACGAACAATCTGGTGATCGGATCTGAGAAGAAAAACCGGATTCAGGTTTCCAACACCAAGAAACCGCTCTTCTTCTACGTCAATCTCGCCaag AGGTATATGCAGCAGCACGATGAGGTTGAGCTTTCTGCCATGGGCATGG CGATCACTACGGCCGTCACAATTGCAGAGATTCTGAAGAAAAAAGGGCTAGCTATTGAAAAGA GGATTTTGATGTCTACAGTTGACATGAAGGATGAATCCAAGGGCCGTCTCATTCCGAAAGCGAAG ATTGAGGTATTGCTGGGGAAGACCGAGAAATTCGATGATCTGATGGCTGCCGGTGCTACCAAAGGGAGGCAGTTGGAGACAACAAAGCATGATGGCAAACCATAA